The Sphingobacterium bambusae genome includes a window with the following:
- a CDS encoding GH92 family glycosyl hydrolase codes for MPFLFRCFLTLSLLGGLAFAQKQPIDYVNPFIGTTNYGTTNPGAQMPQGLMNVSPFNVMGSTLNAVDKDARWWSTPYEYNNKYFTGFSHVNLSGVGCPDMGSLLLMATGGALEVDYHKYGSTYSQEAARPGYYTNTLDKYAIKAEASATQRVGISRFTFPKGQHHILLNLGEGLTNETGASVRRVSDTEVEGSKLLGSFCYTNNQAVYPIYFVLRVNKKPTRAGSWKFQRPGAAWENDWNKDAGKYKLFTDYRAELSGDDIGSYFTFDTQAGETVEVQLAVSFVSIENARRNLEAEQPVGGFDAIRKQAEAAWNKDLSKIEVEGGTDDQKTVFYTALYHALIHPNVFQDVNGEYPAMETRETLKSDGNRYTVFSLWDTYRNVQPLMSLLFPERQRDMIRSMIGMYKEHGWMPKWELYSRESYTMDGDPAIPVIVDAYMKGIRDYDINAVYEAFYKSATVTDSSNRIRPDNADYVKYHYVPLRDSFDNSVSHAIEYYVADWNLAQLAKSLGKTADAKLFEERAQGYKKYYSKESGTFRPILPDGSFLTPFDPLMGANFEPNHGFHEGNAWNYSFAVPHDIPGLIKLMGGKKNFVDKLQATFDKGYFDVTNEPDMLYPHIFSEIAGEEWRTQKLVSAILQEHFTNTPAGIPGNDDTGTMSTWASMNMMGIYPLCPGRPDYTVVTPVFDKVTIHLDPAYHQVASQLVIRKEGKGAYIKRIKVDGKVNSGFKIGHQQLVHSKEIVIETK; via the coding sequence ATGCCTTTTTTATTTAGATGCTTTTTGACTTTAAGTTTGCTTGGCGGGCTAGCCTTTGCCCAAAAGCAACCTATTGATTATGTAAATCCTTTTATCGGTACCACAAACTATGGAACAACAAATCCAGGAGCCCAAATGCCGCAAGGGCTGATGAACGTATCACCTTTTAATGTGATGGGATCTACGTTGAATGCTGTTGATAAAGATGCGCGTTGGTGGTCTACACCATATGAATATAACAATAAGTATTTCACTGGTTTTTCGCATGTCAACTTAAGTGGTGTTGGATGTCCGGACATGGGGAGCCTTTTGCTGATGGCAACTGGAGGTGCTCTGGAAGTTGACTACCATAAATATGGAAGCACATATAGCCAAGAAGCTGCTCGTCCGGGATATTACACGAATACGTTGGATAAATATGCGATCAAGGCCGAGGCGTCCGCGACGCAGCGCGTAGGTATTTCGCGATTTACTTTTCCGAAGGGGCAGCACCACATTCTGCTGAATCTAGGTGAGGGATTGACCAACGAGACGGGAGCCAGTGTGCGCCGTGTGAGCGACACCGAGGTAGAAGGTTCGAAGTTGCTGGGTTCTTTTTGCTATACCAATAACCAAGCAGTGTATCCCATTTATTTTGTCTTGCGTGTAAATAAAAAACCAACACGTGCCGGATCATGGAAATTTCAACGACCGGGCGCAGCGTGGGAGAACGATTGGAATAAAGACGCTGGAAAATACAAGCTTTTCACAGACTACCGCGCTGAACTATCGGGCGATGACATAGGCAGTTACTTTACCTTCGATACACAAGCGGGCGAGACCGTGGAGGTGCAGCTCGCGGTGTCTTTTGTGAGCATAGAAAATGCACGACGTAACTTGGAAGCGGAGCAGCCGGTGGGTGGTTTTGATGCTATTCGCAAGCAGGCAGAAGCGGCTTGGAACAAAGACCTGTCAAAGATTGAAGTCGAAGGTGGAACAGATGATCAAAAGACGGTGTTCTACACCGCACTTTACCATGCCTTGATTCACCCCAACGTGTTTCAGGATGTCAATGGCGAGTATCCCGCTATGGAAACGCGCGAGACCCTTAAGTCGGATGGCAACCGGTATACCGTGTTTTCCCTCTGGGATACCTATCGGAATGTACAACCCTTGATGAGCCTACTTTTTCCCGAACGCCAGCGGGACATGATTCGTTCTATGATTGGGATGTACAAGGAGCATGGCTGGATGCCAAAATGGGAACTGTACAGCCGTGAATCTTATACCATGGATGGCGATCCAGCTATACCTGTTATTGTCGATGCCTACATGAAGGGAATTCGTGATTATGATATCAATGCCGTGTACGAGGCCTTTTATAAATCGGCTACGGTGACGGATAGCAGCAATCGGATAAGACCGGATAACGCGGATTATGTAAAATATCATTATGTGCCTTTACGTGATTCGTTCGATAATTCGGTATCGCACGCAATTGAATATTATGTGGCCGACTGGAACTTGGCGCAGTTGGCGAAATCATTGGGCAAGACAGCGGATGCCAAGTTGTTTGAAGAACGTGCACAGGGTTACAAGAAATATTACTCCAAAGAGTCTGGCACTTTTCGCCCGATTCTGCCAGACGGGAGCTTTCTGACGCCTTTTGACCCGCTGATGGGTGCTAATTTTGAACCCAACCACGGTTTTCATGAAGGTAATGCCTGGAATTACAGCTTTGCCGTGCCTCATGATATTCCTGGCTTAATAAAGCTTATGGGCGGCAAAAAGAACTTCGTGGACAAGCTGCAAGCGACGTTTGATAAGGGATACTTTGATGTAACCAATGAGCCTGACATGCTTTATCCGCATATCTTCTCGGAAATAGCAGGGGAGGAATGGCGCACGCAAAAGCTGGTTAGCGCCATATTGCAAGAACATTTTACCAATACGCCTGCCGGTATTCCTGGCAATGATGACACGGGAACCATGTCAACCTGGGCCTCTATGAATATGATGGGCATTTATCCGCTTTGTCCTGGGCGTCCAGATTATACTGTTGTTACGCCGGTATTTGATAAGGTGACAATTCATTTAGATCCAGCTTATCATCAAGTTGCTAGCCAGTTGGTTATCCGAAAGGAAGGCAAAGGGGCGTACATCAAACGAATCAAGGTCGACGGAAAGGTAAATTCTGGGTTCAAAATTGGGCACCAGCAATTGGTACACAGTAAGGAAATAGTGATTGAAACCAAGTAA
- a CDS encoding PhzF family phenazine biosynthesis protein: MHSTPIFQIDAFSATTFGGNPAAVCPLDKWLSDEQLLNIAAENNLSETAFYVKHAEHYAIRWFTPAVEVDLCGHATLAAAYVIHHFEEPSQQQITFHSQRSGYLHVNVVDGLFALDFPTDQIEKTDLTDLLIEATNARPIEAYRGKTDYMLVFSSEKEIAELIPNLQLMKEIDARGIIVTARGDNQDFVSRFFGPAVGVDEDPVCGSAHSTLIPYWSQKLGKQTLTARQLSKRGGELYCAHQKDRVEIAGRAALYLRGEIFLPEY; encoded by the coding sequence ATGCACAGCACCCCTATTTTTCAAATCGATGCATTTAGCGCTACAACGTTTGGAGGAAACCCTGCCGCCGTGTGCCCACTAGACAAGTGGCTTTCCGATGAACAATTGTTAAACATTGCAGCGGAAAACAACCTGTCTGAAACGGCCTTTTATGTCAAACATGCCGAGCATTACGCCATCCGTTGGTTTACACCTGCCGTCGAGGTGGACCTCTGTGGACATGCAACCCTTGCCGCGGCCTACGTCATCCACCACTTTGAAGAGCCCTCGCAGCAGCAAATTACCTTTCATTCGCAACGCAGTGGCTATCTACATGTCAACGTCGTCGACGGACTTTTCGCCTTGGATTTTCCGACAGACCAAATCGAAAAAACCGACTTGACCGACCTCCTGATCGAAGCTACGAATGCCAGACCTATCGAAGCCTATCGAGGAAAGACGGACTATATGCTCGTTTTTTCTTCCGAAAAAGAGATTGCCGAGCTTATTCCCAACCTGCAACTGATGAAAGAGATCGATGCCCGTGGGATTATCGTTACCGCAAGAGGCGATAATCAGGACTTTGTATCTCGCTTTTTCGGACCTGCCGTGGGCGTTGACGAAGATCCCGTTTGTGGCTCGGCCCACAGCACCCTCATCCCTTATTGGAGTCAAAAACTCGGCAAACAAACATTAACGGCGCGCCAACTCTCCAAGCGGGGTGGCGAACTGTATTGCGCCCACCAAAAAGACCGCGTAGAAATTGCCGGACGTGCAGCGCTCTATCTGCGTGGCGAAATATTTCTTCCGGAATACTAA
- a CDS encoding acyl-CoA dehydrogenase family protein, with protein sequence MKENYSEFLGRFEKRLHCLFHSESNINELSVNRGLPAEIWDGIMELKPLSVAIPEEFAGRGTQVKECLGILAAASYESLPLSLTFGINIALFLEPFAKYGQEGMKNYVFSRFLEGQAMGGLMITEPDFGSDALNMRTFYTQEQDSYRLKGTKHWQGLTGMAEFWLVAARKQLADGELARDIDFFVTDNNKEGQKIHVEHYFNNLGLYMIPYGLNTIDIEVPAEQKLLQHSTGIKMMLDILHRSRLQFPGMGMGFIKRMLDEALAHCTSRKVGAQKLLELDSVQYQLSRIQSSYSLCSGMCARSTAISGIDHDLATKGLEANSMKALVTDLMQEAAQICVQLSGSSGYKIDHVAGRGIVDSRPFQIFEGSNEMLYTQIAEIVVKQMKKEKQSNLGVFLQTLEQTKLIGDRFAKLLDFTLPEGMVQRQLIVLGKVIARLITLQYVFEMSAKGFRSDLYENSFKHMQMDIRKLLSDFSNVNNATPIVEYQEASNWMDFI encoded by the coding sequence ATGAAAGAAAACTATAGTGAATTTTTAGGTCGTTTTGAGAAGAGGTTGCATTGCCTTTTCCATAGCGAATCGAATATCAATGAATTGAGTGTGAACCGCGGCCTTCCTGCCGAAATATGGGACGGCATAATGGAGTTGAAACCACTTAGCGTGGCTATTCCAGAGGAATTTGCTGGACGGGGTACACAGGTGAAAGAATGTTTAGGAATTCTAGCCGCGGCCTCGTATGAATCGCTGCCTCTATCATTGACCTTCGGTATCAACATAGCGTTGTTTCTCGAGCCCTTCGCCAAGTATGGACAAGAGGGGATGAAGAACTACGTCTTTAGTCGCTTTTTGGAAGGACAAGCGATGGGCGGGTTAATGATTACGGAACCTGATTTTGGAAGCGACGCCCTAAACATGCGTACATTTTACACGCAGGAGCAGGACTCTTATCGCTTAAAAGGGACAAAGCATTGGCAGGGACTTACCGGAATGGCTGAGTTTTGGCTTGTGGCGGCTCGTAAACAGTTGGCCGATGGCGAATTGGCGCGCGATATAGATTTCTTCGTAACAGATAATAATAAAGAAGGACAGAAAATTCATGTAGAGCACTATTTTAACAACCTCGGGCTGTACATGATTCCATATGGTTTGAATACAATTGATATCGAAGTGCCCGCTGAACAGAAGTTGTTGCAGCATAGCACTGGTATTAAAATGATGTTGGACATTCTGCATCGCAGCAGGCTGCAATTTCCGGGGATGGGCATGGGCTTTATCAAACGTATGTTGGATGAAGCGTTGGCTCACTGCACCAGCCGCAAGGTAGGAGCACAAAAGTTGCTTGAGTTGGATTCGGTACAGTATCAGTTGTCACGTATTCAATCTTCGTATTCCCTTTGCTCAGGTATGTGTGCACGCAGCACAGCCATTAGTGGTATTGATCACGACCTAGCGACTAAAGGCTTGGAAGCCAATTCTATGAAAGCGTTGGTGACCGATTTAATGCAGGAAGCAGCACAGATTTGCGTGCAGCTATCCGGCTCTAGCGGTTACAAGATCGATCACGTTGCGGGACGTGGGATCGTGGATAGTCGTCCTTTCCAAATATTCGAAGGGTCAAACGAAATGCTGTATACACAGATTGCTGAAATCGTGGTTAAGCAGATGAAAAAGGAAAAACAGTCGAATTTGGGCGTTTTCTTGCAAACATTGGAACAAACGAAGCTTATAGGCGACCGCTTTGCCAAGCTGCTTGATTTTACTTTGCCCGAGGGCATGGTGCAACGTCAATTGATAGTGTTGGGTAAAGTTATCGCCCGTCTCATTACGTTGCAGTATGTTTTTGAGATGAGCGCCAAAGGCTTCCGATCGGATCTATATGAAAATAGTTTCAAGCATATGCAGATGGATATTCGCAAATTGCTTTCGGACTTCTCGAATGTCAATAACGCGACACCTATTGTCGAGTATCAAGAGGCTTCCAACTGGATGGATTTTATCTAG
- the glgX gene encoding glycogen debranching protein GlgX: MNTTVFAGSPYPLGATYDGKGVNFSIYAENAEGVDLCLFNNTNDPTESLKIRIKERTHQVWHVYIPDIGPGQLYGFRVYGPYDPAQGHRFNPHKLLIDPYAKAIAGTLQWDDALFGYEVGHPDEDLSFSEVDSAAFIPKCVVVDNAFDWEDDRPLRIPLHKSIIYETHVKGFTELHPDIPEEIRGTYSALAHPVTLDYLKELGITAIELMPVHHFITDRHLKDNNLTNYWGYNTVGFFAPDVRYAGNGIEGQQVNEFKNMVKALHKAGIEVILDVVYNHTGEGNQMGPTLSFRGIDNAAYYRLADDARYYMDYTGTGNTLNARFPSVLRLIMDSLRYWIQEMHVDGFRFDLASALARELHEVDKLSSFFDVIHQDPIISQVKLIAEPWDIGEGGYQVGKFPSGWAEWNGKYRDCIRDFWIGADSMLGEFAERLTGSSDLYLDDYRKPTASINFITAHDGFTLHDLVSYNEKHNEANGEDNNDGESHNRSWNCGAEGPTDDEAINTLRSKQKRNLLATLFLSQGVPMIVAGDEYGRTQGGNNNAYCQDNEISWLDWAAKDERLLAFTKQLIAFRRDHPSFCRRKWFQGMPIKGVGLEDIAWFLPEGSEMEDAHWQHDFARSLAVFLNGQGIRSLNDDGSKIVDNSFYIMFNAYWEPITYKLPSEKYSKEWVKMLDTNLDVIEAHEEYTAGAEVVVPARSIVLLMSKHKA; the protein is encoded by the coding sequence ATGAACACAACAGTATTTGCAGGTTCGCCATACCCTTTGGGCGCAACCTATGATGGAAAAGGCGTTAACTTTTCGATCTATGCGGAAAATGCCGAAGGGGTAGATCTATGTCTATTCAATAATACCAATGATCCTACAGAATCGCTGAAGATCAGGATAAAAGAACGCACGCACCAAGTTTGGCATGTCTACATTCCAGATATCGGACCGGGACAGCTGTATGGATTTCGCGTATACGGTCCATACGACCCAGCCCAAGGCCACCGCTTCAATCCGCACAAGCTGTTAATCGATCCCTATGCAAAAGCTATCGCCGGTACGTTACAGTGGGATGATGCCTTGTTTGGCTATGAAGTTGGTCATCCGGATGAAGACCTCAGCTTCAGCGAAGTAGATAGCGCAGCATTTATCCCTAAATGCGTGGTGGTAGACAATGCATTTGACTGGGAAGACGATCGTCCGCTGCGCATCCCCTTGCATAAAAGTATCATCTACGAAACACATGTGAAGGGATTTACGGAGCTTCACCCCGATATTCCGGAAGAAATACGTGGCACTTATTCTGCTTTGGCACATCCCGTTACGCTAGATTACCTTAAGGAATTAGGTATTACCGCTATCGAGCTGATGCCCGTGCATCATTTTATTACCGACAGGCACCTCAAGGACAACAACTTAACCAACTACTGGGGATATAATACGGTAGGTTTCTTTGCCCCGGATGTACGCTATGCGGGAAACGGCATAGAAGGACAACAGGTCAACGAATTTAAAAACATGGTTAAAGCGCTGCATAAAGCTGGTATAGAGGTAATACTAGACGTGGTTTACAACCATACGGGAGAAGGCAACCAAATGGGGCCTACGCTATCCTTTCGCGGCATAGACAATGCCGCCTACTACCGACTGGCCGATGATGCTCGTTACTATATGGACTATACCGGCACCGGAAACACGCTTAACGCCAGATTCCCTAGCGTGCTACGCTTGATTATGGACAGCCTGCGCTATTGGATTCAGGAAATGCATGTGGATGGCTTCCGTTTTGATCTGGCCTCGGCCTTGGCCCGCGAGCTTCATGAAGTGGATAAGCTAAGCTCCTTTTTCGACGTAATTCACCAAGATCCTATTATTTCGCAGGTGAAGCTTATCGCAGAGCCTTGGGATATTGGTGAAGGTGGATACCAAGTGGGCAAGTTTCCTTCCGGATGGGCCGAATGGAACGGAAAATACCGAGATTGTATTCGCGACTTTTGGATTGGTGCCGATAGCATGCTGGGCGAATTTGCAGAGCGGCTAACGGGCTCGTCAGACCTGTACCTCGACGACTACCGGAAACCTACCGCCAGCATCAATTTTATCACTGCCCACGACGGTTTTACGCTGCACGATTTGGTTTCCTACAACGAAAAGCATAACGAAGCGAACGGAGAAGATAATAATGATGGTGAAAGCCATAACCGCTCTTGGAATTGTGGCGCCGAAGGCCCAACCGATGATGAAGCGATCAACACCCTCCGGTCAAAGCAGAAGCGAAACCTTTTGGCTACCCTATTCCTGTCACAAGGTGTGCCGATGATTGTCGCAGGAGATGAATATGGTCGCACACAGGGGGGCAACAATAATGCCTACTGCCAAGACAATGAGATCTCTTGGCTAGACTGGGCTGCAAAAGATGAGCGTTTGCTAGCCTTCACCAAACAGCTAATCGCTTTCCGAAGAGACCACCCCTCGTTTTGTCGGCGAAAATGGTTCCAAGGCATGCCTATAAAAGGTGTAGGCTTAGAAGATATTGCTTGGTTTTTACCTGAAGGCAGCGAGATGGAAGATGCTCATTGGCAGCACGATTTTGCACGTTCCCTAGCGGTTTTCCTAAACGGACAGGGCATTCGTTCCCTAAATGATGATGGATCCAAAATCGTCGACAACAGCTTTTATATCATGTTCAATGCCTATTGGGAGCCCATCACCTACAAGCTACCGAGCGAAAAATACAGCAAAGAATGGGTAAAAATGCTAGACACCAACCTAGATGTTATTGAAGCACACGAAGAATACACTGCTGGAGCCGAAGTGGTGGTACCTGCTCGATCGATTGTGTTACTGATGTCTAAACATAAAGCTTAA
- the treZ gene encoding malto-oligosyltrehalose trehalohydrolase: MHSTTNQKIGLSITDKRAHLRVWAPLAKKVDCLILANNSKLSLQAADYGYWQLDTDILQEGDLYRLLVDEKELPDPASRAQPEGVHGPSAVVDLAYAWTDLHYGAPKQRELVIYELHIGTFSDSHDFQGVINRLPYLRELGINAIEIMPVAQFPGERNWGYDGVFLFAVQNSYGGAKGLQALVDACHASGIAVILDVVYNHFGPEGNYLPEFAPYLTDKYGTPWGKAVNFDDVYNYGVRDFVLDNVRMWFEDFHIDGLRMDAVHAIKDFSPVHILQDIRTLTDAIMLETGRSHYLFVECDLNDRRYLEPLAKNGFAMDGQWLDEFHHALRVAVGEERKGYYAEFNGVAHLAKAYQDAYVFDGNFSFHRKKFFGSSADGLAAECFVVFAQNHDQVGNRMLGERSATLFAPAAQRLMAMAVSLSPFTPMLFMGEEWGAQTPFQYFVSHGDDELIEAVRKGRKQEFSEFHASGEPPDPQAISTYRDSILDWKEMESAYGQQNLSYYKALLHLRKTLLSAVEWSREQFSVKHDQDRETITLHIQTQERDLLCIFNFSSHKQEVPLRENTTWSVLWNSDDESWGGNSKMDPVQRGSAHLSELSGLLLQHSRNDK; this comes from the coding sequence ATGCACAGCACAACGAACCAAAAAATAGGACTTTCCATTACAGACAAGCGCGCTCATTTGAGGGTATGGGCACCGTTAGCTAAAAAGGTTGACTGTCTGATTTTAGCCAACAACAGCAAACTATCCCTGCAGGCTGCCGACTATGGATACTGGCAGCTCGATACGGACATCTTGCAGGAGGGCGACCTTTATCGACTGCTTGTAGACGAGAAGGAACTGCCAGATCCGGCATCACGCGCGCAGCCCGAAGGTGTACACGGGCCATCAGCCGTGGTAGATCTCGCATATGCTTGGACAGATCTTCACTATGGCGCTCCGAAGCAACGCGAGCTGGTTATCTACGAGCTACACATCGGTACATTTTCCGATAGCCATGACTTTCAGGGCGTCATCAACCGACTCCCCTATCTGCGTGAGCTTGGTATCAACGCTATAGAAATTATGCCCGTCGCACAGTTTCCCGGCGAGCGCAACTGGGGCTATGATGGTGTCTTCCTTTTTGCCGTCCAAAATAGTTATGGTGGCGCGAAGGGATTGCAGGCGCTGGTTGATGCCTGCCATGCCTCGGGCATAGCCGTTATCTTAGATGTCGTGTACAATCATTTCGGCCCGGAAGGAAACTATCTGCCTGAATTTGCGCCATACCTCACCGACAAGTATGGCACCCCTTGGGGAAAGGCCGTCAATTTCGATGATGTCTATAACTATGGCGTGCGCGATTTCGTCCTTGATAATGTACGCATGTGGTTTGAAGACTTCCATATCGATGGTTTGCGCATGGATGCCGTTCACGCCATCAAAGATTTTAGTCCAGTACACATCTTACAAGATATCCGGACGCTAACAGATGCCATCATGTTGGAGACGGGCCGATCGCATTACCTCTTTGTGGAGTGCGACCTAAACGATCGACGGTACTTGGAACCGCTAGCAAAAAATGGATTTGCCATGGATGGACAGTGGTTAGACGAGTTTCACCATGCACTACGTGTGGCCGTCGGCGAGGAAAGAAAAGGCTATTATGCCGAGTTTAACGGAGTAGCCCACCTCGCAAAAGCCTACCAAGACGCCTACGTATTTGATGGCAACTTTTCGTTTCACCGAAAAAAATTCTTTGGCAGCAGCGCCGATGGATTGGCGGCCGAATGTTTTGTGGTGTTCGCGCAAAACCATGATCAAGTGGGAAACAGAATGCTAGGCGAACGAAGCGCTACTTTATTCGCTCCAGCGGCTCAACGCCTAATGGCCATGGCTGTATCCTTATCTCCCTTCACGCCCATGTTATTTATGGGCGAAGAATGGGGCGCGCAAACACCTTTCCAATATTTTGTGAGCCACGGTGATGATGAGCTTATTGAGGCCGTACGAAAGGGACGTAAGCAGGAATTTTCGGAATTCCATGCTTCGGGTGAACCGCCAGACCCACAGGCAATATCTACATATCGGGATTCGATATTGGATTGGAAAGAGATGGAAAGTGCTTATGGGCAGCAAAACCTTTCATACTACAAGGCTCTGCTACACCTCCGGAAAACGCTTCTATCTGCGGTCGAATGGAGTCGTGAACAATTTTCTGTTAAACACGATCAAGATCGCGAAACGATTACCTTGCATATACAAACGCAGGAACGAGATCTGCTGTGCATATTCAACTTCTCATCCCATAAACAGGAAGTTCCGCTACGAGAAAACACTACTTGGTCGGTATTGTGGAATAGCGATGATGAAAGCTGGGGTGGTAACAGCAAAATGGATCCGGTTCAGCGGGGCAGCGCCCACCTATCTGAACTGTCGGGGCTGCTCCTGCAACATAGCAGAAACGACAAGTAA
- a CDS encoding aminotransferase-like domain-containing protein, with protein MKKEALYLKIAAQMENQIKAGTLSPGDKLPSLRSLQQLHQVGLNTIKQAYLTLEGRSLIHGLSRSGYFVSHTSLRKLPLPSSSLPSYNEQEQISDDLISKVFSNLQNKEIRQFSLGVPDKTLLPTEKLHKSLITLARRTDLHDASMSYEDVQGSANLRRSVAKWSMLWDGKLKADDLITTSGAMNAIYNCLMAVTKPGDTVAIESPIYFGTIQIIKALGLKAIEIPTHPLTGIHLDALQKVLHKIDVCCFVTNFSNPLGSSMPEAHKKELVAMLTQHNIPLIEDDIYGNLAFDNSRPKPCKAFDEAGIVMWCSSVSKTLASGYRIGWVAPGRYKSQVLRQKLLQTIAMPSLHQEVVAEFMEHGRYDHHLRLLRKKLQANFFHYEDVIHNYFPEGTKISRPQGGFMLWVELDKNCDSSKLYDLAIRQKIGFAPGRMFTQHNRYNNCLRLNFALEWNEGLRFDLQRLGNLIRTQ; from the coding sequence ATGAAGAAGGAAGCATTATATCTAAAAATAGCCGCCCAAATGGAAAACCAGATTAAAGCGGGCACACTAAGCCCGGGCGACAAGCTGCCCTCACTGCGTAGCCTGCAGCAACTCCATCAAGTGGGGCTCAACACCATCAAACAAGCCTACCTTACTTTAGAAGGACGCTCACTCATCCACGGCCTGTCGCGGTCGGGATACTTTGTTAGCCATACCTCATTGCGCAAGCTACCTTTGCCCAGCAGCTCTTTGCCCAGCTATAATGAACAGGAACAAATATCGGATGACCTCATATCCAAGGTTTTCAGCAACCTGCAAAACAAAGAAATTCGCCAGTTCTCGTTGGGGGTGCCCGATAAAACACTATTGCCAACAGAAAAACTTCACAAGAGCCTAATCACGCTGGCTCGGCGTACGGATCTTCATGATGCATCGATGTCCTATGAAGATGTGCAGGGAAGTGCCAATTTGAGGCGCTCCGTTGCAAAATGGTCCATGTTATGGGATGGAAAATTAAAAGCGGACGATCTTATTACCACCTCCGGCGCCATGAATGCGATATATAACTGCCTTATGGCGGTCACAAAACCGGGCGACACCGTAGCTATCGAAAGCCCTATCTACTTTGGCACCATACAGATCATCAAAGCATTGGGACTAAAAGCAATTGAAATCCCCACTCATCCCCTCACCGGGATTCATCTTGACGCCTTGCAGAAAGTGCTTCATAAAATCGATGTATGCTGTTTCGTAACCAATTTCTCCAATCCTTTAGGCTCTAGTATGCCCGAAGCACATAAAAAAGAGCTGGTAGCCATGCTAACCCAGCACAATATCCCCTTGATTGAAGACGATATCTACGGTAACCTAGCCTTCGACAACAGCCGCCCTAAGCCCTGCAAAGCCTTTGATGAGGCGGGCATCGTGATGTGGTGCAGCTCGGTATCCAAGACCTTGGCCTCGGGATACCGCATTGGCTGGGTGGCCCCCGGACGCTACAAAAGCCAAGTACTACGCCAAAAACTCCTGCAGACCATTGCTATGCCCTCCCTACACCAAGAAGTAGTGGCCGAGTTTATGGAACATGGACGCTACGATCATCACCTGCGCTTGCTACGAAAAAAACTACAAGCAAATTTCTTTCATTACGAAGACGTGATACATAACTACTTCCCGGAAGGCACCAAAATATCACGTCCACAGGGTGGATTTATGCTTTGGGTAGAGCTTGATAAAAATTGCGACAGCAGCAAGCTATACGATCTCGCTATCCGTCAAAAAATAGGCTTCGCTCCGGGCCGCATGTTCACCCAACATAACCGCTACAACAACTGCTTACGTTTGAACTTTGCACTCGAATGGAATGAGGGCCTACGTTTCGATCTACAGCGTTTGGGAAACTTGATTCGTACACAGTAA
- a CDS encoding DUF421 domain-containing protein produces MAAIEKLFMMGVEIGFVGEIVWRTVIMFILILLILRLSGRRGVRQLTLFEVAIIISLGSAAGDPMFQEDVPVLYSVVVFSCVIAVYKMVTWAASRFQWVATAMEGKAMTIVKDGVFDVRNENKHDFSKMEFFAELRNLAVEHLGQVREGVLEVDGTMSVLYYSDEETKYGLPLFPSHYKEVDVQQEQGPFACMYCGFIRTIVEHNTLTCTHCQRSKWTIALHTKRIA; encoded by the coding sequence ATGGCAGCAATAGAAAAATTGTTTATGATGGGCGTAGAGATTGGCTTTGTCGGGGAGATCGTATGGCGTACGGTTATTATGTTTATCTTGATATTATTGATTTTGAGATTGTCAGGTCGGCGGGGCGTGCGTCAGTTAACGCTTTTTGAAGTTGCTATTATTATCAGCTTGGGTTCAGCGGCGGGCGATCCGATGTTTCAGGAAGATGTTCCAGTACTTTACTCGGTGGTTGTATTTTCTTGTGTAATAGCTGTCTATAAGATGGTGACATGGGCAGCCTCACGTTTTCAATGGGTTGCCACAGCGATGGAAGGAAAGGCGATGACCATTGTTAAAGATGGCGTTTTTGATGTGCGAAATGAAAATAAACACGACTTCTCGAAGATGGAATTCTTCGCAGAGCTACGAAACTTAGCTGTCGAGCATCTCGGGCAAGTGCGTGAAGGCGTGTTGGAGGTGGATGGAACCATGAGCGTGCTATATTACAGTGACGAGGAAACAAAGTATGGCTTGCCGTTGTTTCCCTCGCATTATAAAGAAGTGGATGTTCAGCAAGAGCAAGGTCCATTTGCCTGTATGTACTGCGGTTTCATACGGACCATAGTTGAGCATAATACATTAACGTGTACGCACTGCCAACGTAGCAAATGGACTATTGCTTTACATACAAAACGTATCGCCTAA